The proteins below come from a single Aegilops tauschii subsp. strangulata cultivar AL8/78 chromosome 6, Aet v6.0, whole genome shotgun sequence genomic window:
- the LOC109752314 gene encoding eukaryotic translation initiation factor 5: MALQNIGASNKDDAFYRYKMPRMLTKIEGRGNGIKTNIVNMVDIAKALARPASYTTKYFGCELGAQSKFDEKTGISLVNGAHDTSKLAGLLENFIKKYVQCYGCGNPETEVLISKKEMITLKCAACGFLSDVDMRDKLTTFILKNPPEAKKGGKDKKAMRRAEKERLKEGEAADEEMKKLKKDGKKKGASSKESTAKGVAKKKGAGGSDEEHVSSPRDADFAAAADDDDDDDDDVQWATDTSAEAARKRMEEQLSAATAEMVMLATEETEKKKKQAQHKEDGANGTSKAEETSNGKQNGAKATPYDELVEEIKASLANAATAAQLKGVLSSSTLPLKDMMDALFEALFHGAGKGFAKDVVKNKKYLAAAVPDEAAQMLLLQSIEAFCGKCSAEALKELPVVLKALYDGDVLEEETIVQWYNEAVAAGKDSQVVKNAKPVVEWLQSAESDEE, encoded by the coding sequence ATGGCGCTGCAAAACATTGGTGCTTCGAACAAGGATGATGCCTTCTACAGGTACAAGATGCCCAGAATGTTGACCAAAATTGAAGGCCGTGGTAATGGCATCAAGACCAATATCGTGAACATGGTTGATATAGCAAAAGCACTTGCCAGGCCTGCTTCCTACACAACCAAGTACTTTGGATGTGAGCTTGGGGCACAATCAAAGTTTGATGAGAAGACAGGAATCTCCTTGGTTAATGGTGCCCATGACACTTCAAAGCTGGCTGGTTTGCTTGAGAACTTCATCAAGAAGTATGTCCAGTGTTATGGCTGTGGCAACCCTGAGACGGAGGTCCTCATCTCCAAGAAAGAGATGATAACTCTGAAATGTGCTGCCTGTGGCTTCCTCTCGGATGTTGACATGAGGGACAAGCTCACTACATTCATCCTGAAGAACCCACCAGAGGCGAAGAAAGGAGGCAAGGACAAGAAAGCTATGCGGAGGGCTGAGAAGGAGCGTCTGAAAGAAGGTGAAGCAGCTGATGAGGAGATGAAGAAACTCAAGAAGGATGGGAAGAAGAAAGGTGCTTCGTCCAAGGAGAGTACTGCGAAAGGTGTTGCCAAGAAGAAGGGTGCTGGGGGCTCTGATGAAGAACATGTCTCATCACCAAGAGATGCTGACTTTGCAGCTGCTGcagacgatgatgatgatgacgatgatgatgtacAGTGGGCGACTGACACGTCAGCAGAGGCTGCTAGAAAGCGCATGGAGGAACAGCTGAGTGCAGCAACTGCTGAAATGGTTATGCTTGCCACTGAAGAGaccgagaagaagaagaaacaggCCCAGCACAAGGAGGACGGTGCCAATGGCACATCAAAGGCTGAAGAAACCTCCAATGGTAAGCAGAATGGAGCCAAAGCCACTCCCTATGATGAACTGGTCGAAGAGATCAAGGCGAGCCTTGCCAATGCTGCCACCGCAGCTCAGCTCAAGGGGGTGCTGTCCTCCTCAACCCTGCCCCTGAAGGACATGATGGATGCCCTCTTTGAGGCGCTCTTCCATGGTGCCGGCAAGGGGTTTGCCAAGGATGTGGTGAAGAACAAGAAGTACCTTGCTGCTGCTGTGCCTGATGAAGCCGCCCAGATGCTCCTGCTCCAGTCCATTGAGGCGTTCTGCGGCAAGTGCAGCGCCGAGGCCCTGAAGGAGCTGCCTGTCGTCCTGAAGGCCCTCTACGACGGAGACGTCCTTGAGGAAGAGACTATTGTGCAGTGGTACAATGAGGCTGTTGCTGCCGGCAAGGACTCCCAGGTCGTGAAGAATGCCAAGCCCGTCGTGGAGTGGCTCCAGAGCGCCGAGTCCGACGAGGAGTGA